From the Bacillus tuaregi genome, one window contains:
- a CDS encoding o-succinylbenzoate--CoA ligase, whose amino-acid sequence MKQTIPNWLKKRAYLTPERQAIVFNGKTITFAKLYQAAYEMAGKLTAEGIKKEQFTAVLLPNHLDSAVILLALQLLGVRAVILNNRLTAEELIWQIQDSQSVQLLSEGRFRVKLDIIGASLTALPVLTKEELQHASFAEPQIIEEIDLDDICTIMYTSGTTGNPKGVMQTYGNHWWSATGSALNLGLHENDCWLCTVPLFHISGYSILMKSMIYGMKIVLHEKFDVNETLSDIYKEKVTMMSVVSTTLTMILDQLQNERLPKSFRCMLLGGGPASLPLLERCVEKEIPVFQTYGMTETSSQIVTLSPEDCFRKLGSAGKPLFPAQIKIMQDGREVAAFETGEIVVKGPNVTNGYLNREMETNKDRQDGWLHTGDIGYLDEDGFLYVLDRRSDLIISGGENIYPAEIEGVLTAHPAIKDAGVIGRQDNKWGEVPIAFLVMNQSVSEMDILAYCQEKLAKYKLPKDIYFIDEIPRNASKKILRRELRKLINH is encoded by the coding sequence ATGAAGCAAACCATCCCAAATTGGCTTAAAAAACGGGCTTATTTAACGCCTGAACGACAGGCTATTGTTTTTAATGGGAAAACCATTACTTTTGCAAAGCTGTATCAAGCAGCCTACGAAATGGCTGGAAAGCTAACTGCAGAAGGGATTAAAAAGGAACAGTTTACAGCGGTACTCTTGCCTAATCATCTTGATTCTGCTGTGATTCTGCTGGCGCTTCAGCTGCTAGGGGTTCGGGCTGTTATATTAAATAACCGATTGACTGCTGAAGAACTTATTTGGCAGATTCAAGACTCACAATCCGTTCAGTTACTGAGTGAGGGTCGGTTTCGAGTTAAGCTGGACATAATCGGTGCCAGTTTGACGGCCTTACCTGTTCTAACGAAGGAAGAATTGCAGCATGCATCTTTTGCGGAGCCACAAATAATAGAAGAAATCGATTTAGATGATATTTGTACGATTATGTATACATCTGGGACTACCGGTAATCCAAAGGGAGTCATGCAAACATACGGAAATCACTGGTGGAGTGCAACAGGCTCTGCCTTGAATCTAGGCTTGCATGAAAATGATTGCTGGCTTTGTACGGTTCCACTTTTTCATATTAGTGGATATTCGATTTTAATGAAAAGTATGATTTATGGCATGAAAATCGTTCTGCATGAAAAGTTTGATGTGAATGAGACTCTTAGCGACATTTATAAAGAAAAGGTAACGATGATGTCTGTTGTTAGTACAACACTAACCATGATTCTAGACCAGCTCCAGAATGAAAGGCTCCCGAAAAGCTTCCGCTGTATGCTGTTAGGCGGAGGACCTGCCTCACTGCCACTTTTAGAGAGGTGTGTTGAAAAGGAAATACCTGTCTTTCAAACTTATGGGATGACAGAAACATCATCACAGATTGTTACGCTGTCTCCTGAGGATTGTTTTCGGAAACTAGGCTCAGCAGGAAAGCCGCTTTTCCCTGCCCAAATTAAAATTATGCAGGATGGCCGTGAGGTAGCAGCATTTGAGACTGGAGAAATCGTGGTCAAAGGACCAAATGTCACAAACGGTTATCTTAACAGAGAAATGGAAACAAATAAGGACAGACAGGATGGCTGGCTGCACACAGGAGATATCGGATATTTGGATGAGGATGGTTTTTTATATGTCCTAGACAGGCGCTCTGATTTAATTATTTCAGGAGGAGAGAATATTTATCCAGCTGAAATTGAGGGAGTGCTGACGGCTCATCCGGCTATTAAAGATGCAGGTGTTATTGGTCGACAGGATAATAAATGGGGAGAGGTGCCAATTGCCTTTTTAGTCATGAATCAATCTGTTTCCGAAATGGACATCCTTGCTTACTGTCAGGAAAAGCTTGCTAAATATAAGCTTCCAAAAGATATTTATTTTATAGATGAGATTCCCCGTAATGCAAGTAAGAAAATCCTACGAAGAGAGCTACGTAAGCTCATTAATCATTAA
- a CDS encoding response regulator transcription factor has product MTKDTILVVEDEEKILRLLELELVYEGYEVGKANDGLKGFELYQNRKWDLILLDVMLPGISGIELLRRIRSQDVHTPVILLTAKSSVEDKVSGLDLGANDYITKPFQIEELLARIRVALRLKPAIEPVEDLAVLHIADLSVNEKTRMVMRGDNQLELTPREFDLLVYLLKNKQQVLSREQIIEAVWGYDYYGDTNVVDVYIRYIRKKVDLPHVNPLIHTVRGVGYVLREGK; this is encoded by the coding sequence ATGACAAAGGATACGATATTGGTTGTTGAAGATGAAGAGAAAATCTTACGCTTGCTGGAGCTGGAGCTTGTCTATGAAGGCTATGAGGTCGGAAAAGCAAATGATGGCCTGAAAGGGTTTGAATTATATCAAAATCGAAAATGGGATTTAATCCTGCTGGATGTGATGCTGCCAGGAATTAGCGGAATTGAGCTCTTGCGGCGGATTCGCTCACAGGATGTCCATACGCCTGTTATTCTGTTGACAGCGAAAAGCTCTGTCGAGGATAAAGTATCGGGCCTCGATCTAGGGGCAAATGATTATATCACAAAGCCCTTTCAAATCGAGGAATTACTGGCACGGATTCGTGTTGCATTAAGATTGAAGCCCGCTATTGAGCCAGTTGAAGATCTAGCAGTTTTACATATAGCCGATTTGAGTGTGAACGAAAAAACAAGAATGGTTATGAGGGGGGATAACCAGCTCGAGTTGACGCCCCGGGAGTTTGATTTACTTGTTTATTTATTAAAAAATAAGCAGCAGGTACTTAGCCGAGAACAAATTATCGAGGCTGTTTGGGGCTACGATTATTATGGGGATACAAATGTTGTGGATGTCTATATCCGCTATATTCGTAAAAAAGTTGACCTTCCACACGTTAATCCGTTAATCCATACGGTTCGCGGGGTCGGTTATGTATTGAGGGAAGGAAAATGA
- a CDS encoding sensor histidine kinase gives MRLRQKIIFSTTFLFIGLFILINFSIYFVFSYLILEGEKEQAAAETEKIVDGISESIGEIKTDKLLRAYVPINGMIQIVSSEQKPLSQVTSPSEKSLSSRDVHYYETEVKEKLTYKDQTYLFHSIPTIGADGKIVNLQMMKNIQSAMDDLAILRIVLLSVTIIAMIPLIISSRVLSNVITKPITSLIDTMTEIRKKGGFKRIQLESRSKDELYDMGETFNHMMDLLEANFEKQEQFIANASHELRTPLTIIESYASLVKRRGQAEPEIFHESIDAIHSEAVRMKEMVEQLLLLAKHNEEWNIQLEMIDLGEHVSQTINTFQSAYQREIQFQQKPNITALADTQKLKQLTYIILDNAKKYSEDAIRVEVGQKDGIPFIQIADRGVGIPKEDLNKVFDRFFRVDKARSRKMGGTGLGLSLAKEIAAAMNAHLSIESVEGIGTTVNIELSGTVNKGFS, from the coding sequence ATGAGGCTTCGCCAAAAAATTATTTTTTCAACGACCTTTCTATTTATTGGCTTATTTATCCTTATCAATTTTTCAATCTATTTTGTTTTCAGCTACTTAATTCTCGAAGGGGAAAAGGAGCAGGCAGCAGCAGAGACAGAAAAAATAGTGGATGGAATCAGTGAGTCGATAGGGGAGATTAAGACGGATAAGCTTCTTCGTGCCTATGTCCCAATAAATGGTATGATTCAAATTGTATCAAGCGAGCAAAAGCCTCTTTCTCAAGTCACTTCGCCTTCTGAAAAAAGCTTGAGCAGCCGAGACGTACACTATTATGAGACGGAAGTGAAAGAGAAGCTCACCTATAAGGATCAAACCTATTTATTTCATTCTATTCCGACAATAGGGGCAGACGGAAAAATTGTGAACCTGCAAATGATGAAAAATATTCAAAGTGCGATGGATGACCTGGCCATCTTAAGAATTGTTCTCTTATCCGTCACCATCATCGCCATGATTCCGCTCATTATTTCGAGCCGGGTGCTTAGTAATGTGATTACCAAGCCCATTACATCGCTGATTGACACAATGACTGAGATTCGAAAAAAAGGTGGCTTTAAACGAATCCAGCTTGAATCCCGCTCAAAGGATGAATTATATGATATGGGTGAGACATTTAACCATATGATGGATTTATTAGAGGCCAATTTTGAAAAGCAGGAGCAATTTATTGCCAATGCATCCCATGAGCTTAGAACACCTTTAACGATTATTGAGAGCTATGCCAGTCTAGTTAAAAGACGAGGACAAGCAGAGCCAGAAATTTTTCATGAGTCTATTGATGCGATTCATTCTGAAGCTGTTCGCATGAAGGAAATGGTCGAACAATTATTGCTGTTGGCAAAGCATAACGAAGAATGGAATATCCAATTGGAAATGATTGACCTTGGGGAGCATGTCAGTCAGACCATCAATACGTTTCAAAGTGCCTATCAAAGGGAGATCCAGTTTCAACAAAAACCGAATATTACAGCTCTTGCCGATACTCAAAAATTAAAGCAGCTGACCTATATCATTTTGGACAATGCTAAAAAATATAGTGAGGATGCAATACGTGTTGAGGTTGGCCAAAAAGACGGCATCCCGTTTATTCAAATTGCGGATAGAGGTGTAGGCATTCCGAAGGAGGATTTGAATAAAGTATTCGATCGTTTCTTTCGGGTGGATAAAGCAAGAAGCAGAAAAATGGGTGGAACAGGCCTCGGTCTTTCGCTCGCCAAGGAAATAGCTGCGGCAATGAATGCACACCTATCGATTGAAAGTGTTGAGGGAATTGGCACAACCGTAAATATTGAGCTATCAGGGACAGTAAATAAGGGATTCTCATGA